A genomic region of Kribbella sp. NBC_00382 contains the following coding sequences:
- a CDS encoding aldehyde dehydrogenase (NADP(+)), whose amino-acid sequence MTPDTTPAELEQALSDAAAAAGPLAASEPAVRAEWIRAVADALDAAADELVPIAMRESSLPEPRLRGEVARSSGQLRMFADALAEGSLLEIIIDTADPQAKPVPRPDLRRVLVPLGPVLVFAASNFPFAFSVCGGDTASALAAGCPVVVKAHPGHPDLSVRTAEVMIEALRSAGAPAGTLGLIQGYDVGVTALKDVRITAAGFTGSVPAGKALHEIAVTRPEPIPFYGELGSLNPVFVTQAAIDARGNEIAAGYVGSFTLGVGQFCTKPGLLFLPAGHGLEDKLIEATGGVAEAPMLNDRIASGFSSGLDRLRKVDGLRVLIDGPATLLGTTVAELLEQREEILEECFGPVSIVVEYSSVDELTAAIEAFEGNLTATLHAEDADTELARNLLPLLTARAGRVLWNGWPTGVAVSWAQHHGGPFPSTVGSIHTSVGVTAARRFQRPVAYQDTPDAVLPEVLRDANPADIPRRINGTISTAEVPR is encoded by the coding sequence ATGACGCCCGACACCACCCCCGCCGAGCTCGAGCAGGCCCTGAGCGACGCGGCGGCCGCGGCCGGTCCGCTCGCTGCCTCGGAGCCCGCAGTACGGGCCGAGTGGATCCGCGCGGTCGCCGATGCCCTGGACGCCGCCGCGGACGAGCTGGTGCCGATCGCGATGCGCGAGTCGTCGCTGCCCGAGCCCCGGCTGCGGGGAGAGGTCGCCCGCAGTAGCGGCCAGTTGCGGATGTTCGCGGACGCGCTCGCCGAGGGGTCGTTGCTCGAGATCATCATCGACACCGCTGACCCGCAGGCCAAGCCGGTACCACGTCCCGATCTGCGTCGGGTGCTGGTCCCGCTCGGGCCGGTACTGGTGTTTGCTGCCAGCAACTTCCCGTTCGCGTTCAGTGTCTGCGGCGGCGACACCGCATCGGCGCTGGCGGCCGGCTGCCCGGTCGTCGTCAAGGCCCATCCTGGTCACCCGGACCTGTCGGTACGCACGGCCGAGGTGATGATCGAGGCGCTGCGATCCGCTGGTGCGCCGGCTGGGACGCTCGGCTTGATCCAGGGGTACGACGTCGGCGTGACCGCGTTGAAGGACGTGCGGATCACGGCCGCTGGGTTCACCGGTTCGGTGCCCGCAGGCAAGGCGCTGCATGAGATCGCGGTGACGAGGCCGGAGCCGATCCCGTTCTACGGCGAGCTCGGCAGCCTCAATCCGGTTTTCGTCACCCAGGCCGCTATCGATGCCCGTGGCAACGAGATTGCGGCGGGTTATGTCGGGTCGTTCACCCTTGGAGTAGGGCAGTTCTGTACCAAGCCTGGCCTGCTCTTCCTGCCCGCCGGCCACGGTCTCGAGGACAAGTTGATCGAGGCAACCGGTGGCGTCGCCGAAGCGCCGATGCTGAACGACCGGATCGCGTCCGGCTTCTCGTCCGGCCTCGACCGGCTACGCAAGGTCGACGGCCTCCGGGTACTGATCGACGGTCCCGCGACCCTGCTCGGTACGACGGTCGCCGAGCTGCTCGAACAGCGCGAGGAGATCCTCGAGGAGTGCTTCGGCCCGGTCTCGATCGTCGTCGAGTACTCATCCGTCGATGAACTGACCGCGGCCATCGAGGCCTTCGAGGGCAACCTCACCGCAACCCTCCATGCTGAAGACGCAGACACCGAGCTGGCCCGCAACCTGCTCCCGCTCCTCACTGCCCGGGCAGGCCGAGTCCTCTGGAACGGCTGGCCGACTGGCGTAGCCGTTTCCTGGGCCCAGCACCACGGCGGACCCTTCCCGTCCACCGTCGGCTCCATCCACACCAGCGTCGGCGTCACCGCTGCCCGCCGCTTCCAACGCCCGGTCGCCTACCAAGACACCCCCGACGCCGTCCTCCCCGAGGTGCTGCGAGACGCCAACCCCGCCGACATCCCGCGCCGCATCAACGGCACCATCAGCACCGCCGAAGTACCCCGCTAA
- a CDS encoding fumarylacetoacetate hydrolase family protein, with protein sequence MHLVRYLLPGQRPQVGVRTGDTVAPVHGVATMAELLRLSADELRTATDHQGDGVPVADVKLLPPLDGRGEVWCAGVTYERSRGARMEESTEQSVYDRVYSAPRPELFPKSPAWRLVTDGEEIGIREDSGHDVPEPELAIVANSRGEIVGFTICNDVSSRSIEGENPLYIPQAKVFAGGCALATGIRPAWEVADPRNLTIDLVIRRDGADVFTGTTSTKQLVRELQDLIDVLFAANEFPDGVILATGTGIVPELDFALRPGDQVVISISEVGTLTNTVAVGREPFAFLAAHTLEETR encoded by the coding sequence ATGCACTTGGTCCGGTACCTGCTCCCTGGACAACGACCCCAAGTCGGAGTCCGAACCGGTGACACAGTGGCACCGGTTCACGGGGTCGCCACGATGGCGGAGCTCCTGCGCCTGAGCGCGGACGAGCTCCGCACAGCGACCGACCACCAAGGGGACGGCGTACCGGTGGCCGACGTAAAGCTCCTGCCACCGCTCGACGGCCGAGGCGAAGTGTGGTGCGCAGGTGTCACGTACGAGCGATCCCGCGGCGCCCGGATGGAGGAGAGCACGGAGCAGTCCGTCTACGACCGCGTGTACTCCGCGCCGCGCCCCGAGCTCTTCCCCAAGTCGCCCGCATGGCGACTCGTCACCGACGGCGAGGAGATCGGTATCCGGGAAGACTCCGGTCACGACGTACCGGAGCCCGAGCTCGCGATCGTCGCCAACAGCCGGGGCGAGATCGTCGGCTTCACGATCTGCAACGACGTGAGCTCCCGCTCGATCGAGGGCGAGAATCCGCTCTACATCCCGCAGGCCAAGGTCTTCGCCGGCGGCTGCGCCCTGGCGACCGGGATCCGCCCCGCCTGGGAGGTCGCGGACCCCAGGAACCTGACCATCGACCTCGTCATCCGCCGTGACGGCGCCGACGTCTTCACCGGTACGACGTCGACGAAACAGCTCGTCCGTGAGTTGCAGGACCTGATCGACGTACTGTTCGCGGCCAATGAATTCCCCGACGGCGTGATCCTCGCGACCGGTACCGGAATCGTGCCCGAACTGGACTTCGCGCTGCGCCCCGGTGACCAGGTAGTGATCTCGATCAGCGAGGTCGGGACGCTGACGAATACGGTGGCAGTCGGCCGGGAACCATTCGCCTTCCTGGCAGCGCACACTCTGGAGGAGACCCGATGA
- a CDS encoding UxaA family hydrolase, with the protein MHDSSPTSQPEAETMLRFDEIGVLPEPGDNVAISSRRLEAGTVIDFSGTPVTLPHTVLEGHRFVTRPVATGEPLLSWHTPFARALRDLEIGDYVCTPTSLAAVAARGVEGLPAEPSAKNEPLDPYELDESALNLGRQVTSVEQPGTFLGYPREQGPAGTRNHVVLMATSSRSSGFVTELAKRFDQGEGFVVPVAHTEGGEDGTPNNLSFLLATLAGFALNPNVGAVLIVDTDGELVSGQAIKDFMAERGYPPIRVPHAYFTRKAGFETDLTAAGQLVEPWLPIVAAQERQEVPLADLWIGLQCGGSDAFSGVSANPLSGAVAREVIRHGGIAVLAETDELIGAEGYVLKNVRDLPTARKFLRTVQSFKERVGWHGHTAEGNPSGGNVYRGLYNIVLKSVGAARKLDRDVRLDHVIDYAERMPGHGFVFMDSPGNDLESVAGQVASGCNLIFFTTGNGSITNFPFVPTIKFVTTTTRYNLLAAEMDVDAGRYLTGTPMADLTTETLDLTIRVASGEPSAGEQAGHSQVSIWRNWRQTAPRPGISITPDGRTTRNLKDLPTEARDAPLPGTPLKLAGYAGSQEGGEESASAPEPPASGGALASPALAPLGAVRLLRVDDRVVPEAVGLILPTSLCSGQIALRLAGQGELEGWAGDAVTRMVALPHTEGCGSSGGASEETFARTMLGYLLHPNTRMALLLEHGCEKTHNDYFRSRLVEAGADPSRFGWASIQADGGLDAVTARVRDWFGSFNLPAPEEVQSTLAELTVALEARGPLTPETAKALALTGREIVTAGGSVVLSSRGALLNDERFRYAAFGSHELVGPTIAHGQRFAAKGWHVMRMPGTDWMETVTGFGAGGVQQVLAHVASGTLSAQRFVPVIEFSSDPETVAQYGDDLDAVASGDASEQAAVALETLAAVASRQQVPKAVASGNVGFQITRGLLGTSM; encoded by the coding sequence ATGCACGATTCCAGCCCGACCAGCCAGCCGGAGGCGGAAACGATGCTCAGGTTCGACGAGATCGGCGTACTACCCGAGCCGGGGGACAACGTCGCCATCTCCTCGCGCCGCCTCGAGGCCGGTACCGTCATCGATTTCTCCGGTACGCCGGTGACGCTGCCGCACACCGTGCTCGAAGGCCACCGCTTCGTCACCCGCCCGGTCGCCACCGGCGAGCCGCTGCTCTCCTGGCACACCCCGTTCGCCCGGGCCCTCCGCGACCTGGAGATCGGCGACTACGTCTGTACGCCGACCAGCCTCGCGGCCGTGGCTGCCAGAGGAGTCGAAGGCCTCCCCGCCGAGCCCAGCGCCAAGAACGAGCCACTCGACCCGTACGAGCTCGACGAGTCGGCGCTCAACCTCGGCCGCCAGGTCACCTCCGTCGAGCAACCCGGTACCTTCCTCGGCTACCCGCGAGAGCAGGGGCCGGCCGGTACGCGCAATCACGTAGTACTGATGGCGACGAGTTCGCGGAGCAGCGGATTCGTCACGGAGCTCGCCAAGCGGTTCGACCAAGGCGAGGGATTCGTAGTACCGGTTGCTCATACCGAAGGCGGCGAGGACGGGACGCCGAACAATCTGTCGTTCCTGCTGGCCACCTTGGCGGGATTCGCGCTCAACCCCAATGTCGGCGCGGTGCTGATCGTCGACACCGACGGCGAACTCGTCTCCGGGCAGGCGATCAAGGACTTCATGGCCGAGCGGGGGTATCCGCCGATCCGGGTACCGCATGCATACTTCACCAGGAAGGCCGGGTTCGAGACGGATCTCACGGCCGCCGGGCAGTTGGTGGAGCCGTGGTTGCCGATCGTTGCCGCGCAGGAGAGGCAGGAGGTTCCGCTCGCGGATCTGTGGATCGGCTTGCAGTGTGGAGGATCCGACGCGTTCTCCGGTGTCAGCGCGAACCCGTTGTCAGGTGCGGTCGCCCGCGAGGTGATCCGGCACGGCGGCATCGCAGTACTGGCTGAGACCGACGAACTGATCGGTGCCGAAGGCTACGTTCTCAAGAACGTCAGAGACTTGCCGACGGCAAGGAAATTTCTCAGAACCGTCCAATCGTTCAAGGAACGAGTCGGCTGGCACGGGCACACCGCCGAAGGCAATCCGTCCGGTGGCAACGTCTATCGAGGCCTCTACAACATCGTCCTCAAGTCCGTCGGCGCCGCCCGCAAACTGGATCGCGACGTCCGCCTGGATCACGTCATCGACTATGCCGAACGCATGCCCGGCCACGGTTTCGTCTTCATGGACAGCCCCGGCAACGACCTGGAGTCCGTCGCCGGCCAGGTCGCCAGCGGCTGCAACCTGATCTTCTTCACCACCGGCAACGGCTCGATCACCAACTTCCCCTTCGTCCCCACCATCAAGTTCGTCACCACAACCACCCGGTACAACCTGCTAGCAGCCGAAATGGACGTAGATGCCGGCCGCTACCTCACCGGTACGCCGATGGCCGACCTCACCACCGAAACCCTCGACCTGACCATCCGAGTCGCATCCGGCGAACCCTCCGCCGGCGAACAAGCCGGCCACAGCCAAGTCTCCATTTGGCGCAACTGGCGCCAAACCGCCCCCCGCCCCGGCATCTCCATCACCCCCGACGGCCGCACCACCCGCAACCTCAAAGACCTTCCCACCGAAGCCCGAGACGCCCCGCTACCAGGCACCCCGCTGAAGCTCGCCGGCTACGCCGGCTCGCAGGAGGGTGGGGAGGAGAGCGCCTCCGCCCCCGAACCGCCTGCCTCCGGCGGTGCTCTCGCCTCCCCCGCCCTCGCGCCGCTAGGCGCGGTTCGGTTGTTGCGGGTTGATGATCGGGTGGTTCCCGAGGCTGTTGGGCTCATCTTGCCGACCAGTCTGTGCTCCGGGCAGATTGCCTTGCGGCTGGCAGGGCAAGGGGAGTTGGAGGGGTGGGCGGGGGATGCGGTGACTCGGATGGTGGCGTTGCCTCATACCGAGGGCTGTGGATCGAGTGGTGGTGCGTCCGAGGAGACCTTCGCGCGGACGATGCTCGGGTATCTCCTGCACCCCAACACCCGGATGGCGTTGCTGCTTGAGCATGGGTGCGAGAAGACGCATAACGACTACTTCCGGTCGCGGCTGGTGGAGGCTGGGGCTGATCCGTCGCGGTTCGGGTGGGCGAGTATTCAGGCCGACGGCGGGCTCGACGCAGTCACCGCCAGAGTCCGCGACTGGTTCGGCAGCTTCAACCTCCCCGCACCGGAAGAAGTACAGAGCACCCTCGCTGAGCTCACCGTCGCCCTCGAGGCTCGCGGACCGCTCACCCCGGAAACAGCGAAAGCCCTCGCGCTAACAGGCCGTGAGATCGTCACAGCCGGCGGGTCGGTAGTCCTCTCGTCGCGAGGCGCACTCCTCAACGACGAGAGATTCCGGTACGCCGCCTTCGGCTCGCACGAACTGGTCGGCCCGACGATCGCCCACGGCCAGCGGTTCGCCGCGAAGGGCTGGCACGTGATGCGGATGCCCGGCACCGACTGGATGGAGACCGTCACCGGCTTCGGCGCCGGCGGTGTCCAGCAAGTACTCGCACATGTTGCCAGCGGCACCTTGTCGGCCCAGCGCTTCGTCCCCGTCATCGAGTTCAGCAGCGACCCGGAGACGGTCGCACAGTACGGCGACGACCTGGATGCAGTTGCCTCAGGCGACGCAAGCGAACAGGCGGCGGTCGCACTCGAGACCCTGGCCGCGGTAGCGAGCAGACAACAGGTACCGAAGGCGGTTGCGTCCGGCAACGTCGGTTTCCAGATCACCCGCGGCCTCCTCGGCACCTCGATGTGA
- a CDS encoding GntR family transcriptional regulator, with translation MDPTVRPTAESPAPSTMTPAAKPTASAMEPVAEAPDRRLLRRQMLADDVYEAIKTMLMDHAIRPGARISIDGLARDFQVSSTPVREALARLESEGLADKEPLKGYRATPLLSLEEFDDLYRFRLLLEPWAARRAAELIDDTGRERLTAELATAVEPTSVDYAGYKSLTAHDNRFHTLITGLSGSEQVRLAFQRTHCHLHIFRLHYDRDTGPEVLVEHREVVEAILSGDPAAAEAAMTKHLGNSMSVRLRKVYEQ, from the coding sequence ATGGACCCGACAGTGCGGCCGACGGCGGAGTCGCCTGCTCCCTCGACGATGACGCCCGCCGCGAAGCCGACGGCATCGGCGATGGAACCCGTCGCAGAGGCGCCGGATCGGCGGCTGTTGCGGCGGCAGATGCTGGCCGACGACGTCTACGAGGCGATCAAGACGATGCTGATGGACCACGCGATCCGGCCGGGCGCGCGGATCTCGATCGACGGTCTGGCGCGGGACTTCCAGGTGTCGTCCACGCCGGTCCGCGAGGCGCTCGCGCGGCTGGAGTCGGAGGGGCTGGCGGACAAGGAGCCGCTGAAGGGGTACCGGGCCACTCCCCTGCTTTCGCTGGAAGAGTTCGACGACCTGTACCGCTTCCGCCTGCTGCTCGAGCCCTGGGCAGCACGGCGAGCCGCCGAACTCATCGACGACACCGGCCGCGAACGCCTGACCGCGGAGCTCGCGACCGCGGTCGAACCAACCTCAGTCGACTACGCCGGGTACAAGTCGCTCACCGCGCACGACAACCGCTTCCACACCCTGATCACCGGGTTGTCGGGCAGCGAGCAGGTCCGCCTCGCCTTCCAGCGGACCCACTGCCACCTGCACATCTTCCGTTTGCACTACGACCGCGACACCGGCCCCGAAGTACTGGTCGAACACCGCGAGGTCGTCGAGGCCATCCTGTCCGGCGACCCGGCCGCAGCCGAAGCCGCGATGACCAAGCACCTCGGCAACTCGATGTCAGTCCGCCTCCGCAAGGTCTACGAACAGTAG
- a CDS encoding phosphodiester glycosidase family protein has translation MTSRPALPSRTAVLAVAASVVAASALAGTAAAQPSVDAVLAASPSQASASRASATLPLGPATLAETRESRVLQPGVTLTTIVRGQAGAQSFWTVEVAIPSSSPDPDAPATALSDKAAAEVAAAKLRTAGLDPRVEDVPTPKLADAGGGSLGYRVRLGLFPTKAEADALRTKVIAAGLGGSSIYTGWDGEPDDVSGSTGPWHVQVLTIDPKKFRGGLDASYGLDLEARETTSTLAALTGATAAINAGFFVLDPKAGAPGDPAGVAVYDGHLVSEPTAGRPALVISDNARGTAVERFRWHGEVRGAGRPLPLDGLNRIPGLIRNCGGTADDLPTSSPLHDVTCTDPDELIAFDSTYAALTPSGPGAEVILDRRGTVTAIRPTTRGGAIPEGGRTIQATGTQVTALLAAAKLGKRLEIKASLTDTRGHDVRLSPRTTIVNGGPELIHNGRINATPKADGMAPADNPNFYYGWVHKRNPRTIAGVDAQGRTVLITADGRNVDSLGLGIAEAAAVAKSFALQSAINLDGGGSTTMVANSKVLNTPSDATGERPVGDALVITPAR, from the coding sequence ATGACCTCCCGCCCAGCATTGCCTTCCCGTACTGCGGTCCTGGCGGTCGCGGCTTCTGTAGTCGCCGCGTCCGCCCTGGCCGGTACTGCGGCCGCCCAGCCGTCGGTTGACGCGGTCCTCGCAGCGTCTCCGTCCCAGGCCTCCGCCTCCCGCGCCTCCGCGACCCTGCCGCTTGGCCCGGCGACGCTTGCCGAGACCCGTGAGAGCCGGGTCCTGCAACCCGGCGTGACGCTGACGACGATCGTGCGCGGGCAGGCAGGCGCACAATCCTTCTGGACCGTCGAGGTGGCGATCCCCTCCAGTTCACCCGACCCGGACGCGCCCGCCACCGCCCTCTCCGACAAGGCGGCGGCTGAGGTTGCTGCTGCCAAGCTGCGCACGGCCGGCCTCGACCCCCGCGTCGAAGACGTCCCAACTCCCAAGCTCGCGGACGCCGGCGGCGGCTCACTCGGCTACCGCGTCCGCCTCGGCTTGTTCCCGACCAAGGCTGAGGCCGACGCCCTGCGCACGAAGGTCATCGCGGCCGGCCTCGGCGGTTCGAGCATCTACACCGGCTGGGACGGCGAGCCCGACGACGTCAGCGGTTCGACCGGCCCCTGGCACGTCCAGGTGCTGACGATCGACCCGAAGAAGTTCCGCGGCGGCCTCGACGCGTCGTACGGACTGGACCTGGAGGCGCGCGAGACAACCTCCACGCTGGCCGCGCTCACCGGCGCCACGGCCGCGATCAACGCCGGCTTCTTCGTCCTCGATCCGAAGGCAGGCGCCCCCGGCGACCCGGCCGGCGTGGCGGTCTACGACGGGCATCTGGTCAGCGAGCCGACCGCCGGCCGCCCTGCCCTGGTGATTTCAGACAACGCTCGCGGTACCGCCGTCGAACGCTTTCGTTGGCACGGTGAGGTGAGAGGCGCCGGCCGCCCACTCCCGCTGGACGGGCTGAACCGGATCCCCGGCCTGATCCGCAACTGCGGCGGTACCGCCGACGACCTGCCGACCTCCAGCCCACTCCACGACGTGACCTGTACCGACCCCGACGAACTGATCGCCTTCGACTCGACCTACGCCGCCCTCACCCCGAGCGGCCCCGGCGCCGAGGTGATCCTCGACCGCCGCGGCACCGTCACCGCGATCCGCCCCACCACCCGCGGCGGTGCGATCCCCGAAGGCGGCCGCACTATCCAAGCAACCGGCACCCAAGTCACCGCACTCCTGGCGGCCGCCAAGCTCGGCAAACGCCTTGAAATCAAGGCCTCCCTCACCGACACCCGCGGCCACGACGTCCGCCTGTCACCCCGCACGACAATCGTCAACGGCGGCCCCGAACTGATCCACAACGGCCGCATCAACGCGACCCCGAAGGCCGACGGCATGGCCCCCGCCGACAACCCGAACTTCTACTACGGCTGGGTCCACAAGCGAAACCCCCGCACCATCGCCGGCGTCGACGCCCAAGGCCGCACCGTCCTCATCACCGCCGACGGCCGCAACGTCGACAGCCTCGGTCTCGGCATCGCCGAAGCAGCTGCCGTAGCCAAATCCTTCGCCCTCCAATCCGCCATCAACCTCGACGGCGGCGGCTCCACCACGATGGTCGCCAACAGCAAGGTCCTCAACACCCCGTCGGATGCAACCGGCGAACGCCCGGTCGGAGACGCCTTGGTGATCACTCCCGCCAGATGA
- a CDS encoding Gfo/Idh/MocA family protein codes for MSISIGVVGAGQFAPSFLRLWSAHPDVRDVRLTDVLPDRTAELAAKQGVSITYQSFEEMLASDVDAVAIFTQRWLHGEMAIQALEAGKHVYSTVPMAIQADQIARIIELVKETGLTYMMGETSFYYPSSVYCRQRLAAGDFGRVFYSEGDYVHDMDLGFYAAYQYSGGEDWKKTASFPPMLYPTHAVGNVLSVTGQHATHVSCIGVKDERGDGVFDKEISQFDNDFSNATALFKLADGGIMRTNEMRRVGYPSHLRESRLRVFGTEGSFEQLATTTVWQTKEGAEDISSLMATEASGSLDDADLANVDPALRDAFLSGLSPVHDRDRLPAEFAGLHNGHEGSHHFLADDFVRAVADKTLPPVNAWVAARYTLPGIYAHQSALQGGVQLEIPDHGDAPA; via the coding sequence ATGAGTATCAGCATCGGTGTGGTCGGAGCCGGCCAGTTCGCCCCCTCGTTCCTGCGGTTGTGGTCGGCGCATCCTGACGTCAGGGACGTCCGGCTGACCGACGTCCTGCCTGACCGGACGGCTGAGCTGGCCGCCAAACAGGGCGTCTCGATCACCTATCAGTCGTTCGAGGAGATGCTCGCCTCCGATGTCGACGCGGTGGCGATCTTCACCCAGCGCTGGCTGCACGGCGAGATGGCGATCCAGGCGCTGGAGGCCGGCAAGCACGTCTACTCGACGGTGCCGATGGCGATCCAGGCCGACCAGATCGCCCGGATCATCGAGCTGGTCAAGGAGACCGGCCTGACCTACATGATGGGCGAGACGAGCTTCTACTACCCGTCGTCGGTCTACTGCCGTCAGCGGCTGGCCGCGGGTGACTTCGGCCGGGTCTTCTACTCCGAGGGCGACTACGTCCACGACATGGATCTCGGGTTCTACGCGGCGTACCAGTACAGCGGTGGCGAGGACTGGAAGAAGACCGCTTCCTTCCCGCCCATGCTCTACCCGACACATGCCGTCGGCAATGTGCTGTCGGTGACTGGTCAGCACGCCACGCATGTCTCCTGCATTGGTGTGAAGGACGAGCGTGGCGACGGAGTGTTCGACAAGGAGATCAGCCAGTTCGACAACGACTTCAGCAACGCGACCGCGCTGTTCAAGCTCGCCGACGGCGGGATCATGCGGACCAACGAGATGCGCCGGGTCGGGTACCCGTCGCACCTGCGGGAGTCGCGGCTGCGTGTGTTCGGTACGGAGGGCAGTTTCGAGCAGCTGGCGACGACCACTGTCTGGCAGACCAAAGAAGGCGCCGAGGACATCTCGTCGTTGATGGCGACCGAGGCAAGCGGCTCGCTCGACGACGCCGACCTCGCCAACGTCGACCCCGCCCTGCGCGACGCCTTCCTGTCCGGTCTCTCGCCCGTCCATGACCGCGACCGGCTGCCGGCCGAGTTCGCCGGCCTGCACAACGGCCACGAGGGCTCCCATCACTTCCTCGCCGACGACTTCGTCCGCGCGGTAGCCGACAAGACGCTCCCGCCGGTCAACGCCTGGGTAGCCGCCCGCTACACCCTCCCCGGCATCTACGCCCACCAGTCCGCGTTGCAGGGCGGCGTCCAACTGGAGATCCCCGACCACGGCGACGCTCCCGCCTAA
- a CDS encoding glycerophosphodiester phosphodiesterase: MIITGHRGALGSEPENTLRSFRRAVADGCDEIELDLRVTADGELVVMHDADVDRTTNGHGPVSSLTFAELRALDAGLGEAVPTWAETVEAVSVGFQAEVKAPEAVPLLAESLKDPALATRVLVTSSSADILLAVRQLVPSAATGLILGLTPGVDEILARVGAASASWALCGITGLTVEAVATLHAHDIAVTAWPVPDPAVYAQAVRLGVDGITTDHPGRLRAGVRE, encoded by the coding sequence GTGATCATCACCGGCCATCGCGGGGCTCTCGGCTCCGAACCGGAGAACACGCTGCGGTCCTTCCGTCGCGCTGTCGCCGACGGGTGCGACGAGATCGAGCTGGACCTGCGCGTCACCGCCGACGGCGAACTCGTCGTCATGCATGACGCAGACGTCGACCGGACCACCAACGGCCACGGTCCGGTGTCCTCGCTGACCTTCGCCGAGTTGCGCGCTCTTGATGCGGGCCTTGGCGAAGCCGTCCCGACCTGGGCGGAGACGGTCGAGGCCGTCTCCGTGGGGTTCCAGGCCGAGGTCAAGGCCCCTGAGGCTGTCCCGCTGCTGGCGGAGTCTCTGAAAGATCCGGCCTTGGCGACCCGCGTACTCGTCACCTCGTCCTCCGCGGACATCCTGCTCGCCGTACGTCAGCTGGTCCCGTCGGCCGCGACCGGGTTGATCCTCGGGCTGACGCCTGGCGTGGACGAGATCCTCGCCCGGGTCGGCGCGGCTTCCGCCAGCTGGGCTCTGTGTGGGATCACCGGGCTCACCGTCGAGGCTGTGGCCACGCTGCACGCCCATGACATCGCGGTGACCGCGTGGCCCGTGCCCGATCCGGCCGTCTACGCCCAGGCGGTGAGGCTCGGGGTCGACGGCATCACGACCGACCATCCCGGGCGGTTGCGTGCCGGAGTACGGGAGTAG
- a CDS encoding 2-hydroxyacid dehydrogenase — translation MRTVRTLLAGDHFVGNDLLEAALTSALPDVGFDFTRVTLPWPLTPYGRVAEVDEASDAEEQLIAALPGIELAITQMGPFTERVLDAAPDLRFLVCCRGGPVNVNVPAATKRGIAVSSTPGRNAVAAAEHAVALMLAALRNLPRLQKTLEDGEWRSDLYAYDDCGSELDGATVGLVGYGAIGRRVARVMLAFGARVLVVDPVLDPASPPDGTEVVALADLLRQSDVVSLHARLTDQTRGMIGAAEIATMRRGAVLVNSARGGLLDYDATVDALESGQLGAAAFDVFPIEPVPAGSRLLTATNVVMTPHLAGATKQTAQRAGSIAAEAVAAWLAGRDPFGLVSL, via the coding sequence ATGAGAACCGTCCGTACTCTGCTCGCCGGCGACCACTTCGTCGGCAACGACCTGCTCGAAGCGGCGCTGACGTCCGCCCTGCCGGATGTCGGGTTCGACTTCACCCGGGTCACCTTGCCGTGGCCGCTCACGCCGTACGGCCGGGTGGCCGAGGTGGACGAGGCCAGTGACGCCGAGGAGCAGCTGATCGCCGCGCTCCCGGGTATCGAGCTGGCGATCACCCAGATGGGACCGTTCACCGAACGCGTTCTCGACGCCGCTCCGGACCTCCGGTTCCTGGTCTGCTGCCGGGGCGGCCCGGTCAACGTCAACGTGCCGGCGGCAACGAAGCGGGGGATCGCCGTCTCGTCGACACCCGGCCGCAACGCGGTCGCGGCGGCCGAGCATGCGGTCGCCCTGATGCTGGCGGCGCTGCGCAACCTTCCGCGCCTGCAGAAGACCTTGGAGGACGGGGAGTGGCGCAGCGATCTCTACGCCTATGACGACTGTGGCTCGGAGCTCGACGGCGCGACCGTGGGGCTGGTCGGCTACGGCGCGATCGGTCGCCGGGTGGCGCGGGTGATGCTGGCCTTCGGGGCCCGCGTCCTGGTGGTGGACCCGGTACTCGATCCGGCCTCGCCACCGGACGGTACCGAGGTGGTCGCGCTGGCGGACCTGCTGAGGCAGTCCGACGTGGTCAGCCTGCACGCCCGCCTGACCGACCAGACGCGCGGGATGATCGGCGCTGCCGAGATCGCGACGATGCGGCGTGGCGCAGTACTGGTGAACAGCGCCCGGGGTGGATTGCTCGACTACGACGCGACTGTGGACGCGCTGGAATCAGGGCAGTTGGGCGCCGCCGCCTTCGACGTCTTCCCGATCGAGCCGGTCCCGGCCGGGTCACGGTTGCTGACGGCAACCAATGTCGTGATGACGCCGCACTTGGCGGGCGCGACCAAGCAGACCGCCCAGCGAGCCGGTTCGATCGCCGCCGAAGCGGTCGCCGCCTGGCTGGCCGGTCGCGATCCGTTTGGCCTCGTTTCGCTGTGA